A genome region from Engraulis encrasicolus isolate BLACKSEA-1 chromosome 6, IST_EnEncr_1.0, whole genome shotgun sequence includes the following:
- the tnfaip8l1 gene encoding tumor necrosis factor alpha-induced protein 8-like protein 1, with protein sequence MDSFSTKSLALQAQKKLMSKMANKTVANMFIDDTSSEVLDELYRVTKEYTRNRKEAQKIIKNLIKMVVKLGVLYRNNQFSGEELVLVESFRRKVHTLAMTAVSFHQIEFTFDRRVMSGILNECRELLHQAVNRHLTAKSHSRINHVFNHFADCEFLATLYGPTEVYRAHLQRICDGVNKMLDEGNL encoded by the coding sequence ATGGATTCCTTCAGCACCAAGAGCCTGGCGCTGCAGGCCCAGAAGAAGCTGATGAGCAAGATGGCCAACAAGACGGTGGCCAACATGTTCATCGACGACACCAGCAGCGAGGTGCTGGACGAGCTCTACCGCGTCACCAAGGAGTACACGCGCAACCGCAAGGAGGCGCAGAAGATCATCAAGAACCTCATCAAGATGGTGGTGAAGCTGGGCGTGCTCTACCGCAACAACCAGTTCAGCGGCGAGGAGTTGGTGCTGGTGGAGAGCTTCCGCAGGAAGGTGCACACGCTGGCCATGACGGCCGTCAGCTTCCACCAGATCGAGTTCACCTTCGACCGGCGCGTCATGAGCGGCATCCTCAACGAGTGCCGCGAGCTGCTGCACCAGGCCGTCAACCGCCACCTCACCGCCAAGTCACACTCCCGCATCAACCACGTCTTCAACCACTTTGCGGACTGCGAATTCCTGGCCACCCTCTACGGGCCGACGGAGGTGTACCGCGCGCACCTCCAGAGGATCTGCGACGGCGTGAACAAGATGTTGGACGAGGGCAACCTCTGa
- the LOC134451539 gene encoding uncharacterized protein LOC134451539 → MLGDGRQLGGRDNLHLNNSSNSRGSSCTDHPWPTSSSSSPYSKLRDFFRKEMGLANSKHKMTCDKKKKQQHKGLGLAAKEHITKAPLATAEEDFERPDVAGNSCGGSGGGPKAPSPATTRRWNRSVGRRPQQKKHCLFVKGRREEECRFVENSHHGLTPDAHPSSSRKCSPAPSTTRFKGQANCGSPVNGRQQQCQGQESNCIEGEPLEGEPYGADMPDTGKQDLATHHHLHLLEPTLNSDADCEADKSSCCGGRDRVAATTEVTKLESLNHSKHYSHSLMILSAEVPAVELNSAKEQKQQQQQQQQHQQNSSQMGDGSMTNTERLASSTALGPKGTEQETREPAPAPETQQPETETETRLLWTSRKRRAVRDQIRRVVVELEGILRGLKEVHLEMKEVVQQIELLTSDIDPPGDQPHSGLHGDASGGSRSSGGVTTVGGRKGEQAEEGGGADLAKADNIPSPQRTLTDPSETNGPMLCNMVADDEAQPTGNRIEDCVNTLPTDTPDSDSPPENQSSEPTRNESKKTGVCKQTTLKASILGPRNKKPPPYPHHHNLKTAKAGPRDKGKDCPKPKAVPPYPVKRRLLSTTV, encoded by the exons ATGCTTGGAGACGGCAGGCAGCTGGGAGGCCGGGACAACCTTCACctaaacaacagcagcaacagcagaggcagcagctgcACGGATCACCCCTGGCcgacatcctcatcatcatcaccatacaGTAAGCTACGGGACTTTTTTCGGAAGGAGATGGGGCTCGCCAACAGTAAGCACAAGATGACATGCGACAAGAAAAAGAAGCAGCAGCACAAGGGTCTGGGCTTGGCGGCGAAAGAGCACATT ACAAAGGCGCCTTTGGCCACTGCCGAGGAGGACTTTGAGCGGCCAGATGTGGCCGGAAACAGCTGTGGCGGCAGTGGTGGTGGCCCCAAGGCGCCCAGCCCTGCAACTACGAGGAGGTGGAACAGGTCCGTGGGACGACGGCCACAGCAGAAGAAACACTGCCTGTTTGTCAAGGGCCGGCGCGAAGAAGAATGCCGCTTTGTTGAGAACAGCCACCACGGCCTGACGCCAGAcgcacacccctcctcctccaggaaGTGTTCGCCCGCACCCTCAACGACACGGTTCAAAGGTCAAGCAAACTGTGGCTCGCCTGTTAACGGCCGGCAGCAGCAGTGCCAGGGACAAGAGAGCAACTGTATTGAGGGAGAGCCCCTTGAGGGAGAGCCATACGGAGCTGACATGCCTGACACAGGTAAACAAGACCTGGCCACACACCACCACTTACACTTACTAGAGCCCACTTTAAATTCTGATGCTGATTGCGAGGCGGATAAGAGCAGCTGCTGCGGCGGCAGGGATCGAGTCGCCGCCACCACAGAGGTCACGAAACTGGAGAGCCTCAATCATTCCAAGCACTACAGTCACTCTCTGATGATCCTCTCCGCCGAAGTTCCTGCTGTGGAACTGAACAGTGCCAAGGaacagaaacagcagcagcagcagcagcagcagcatcaacagaACAGTTCCCAGATGGGAGATGGGAGCATGACTAATACTGAGAGACTGGCCTCGAGTACAGCACTGGGACCAAAGGGAACCGAGCAAGAGACTCGGGAGCCAGCGCCAGCGCCAGAGACACAGCagccagagacagaaacagaaacgcgGCTGTTGTGGACGAGTAGAAAGAGGAGGGCCGTGCGGGACCAGATCCGACGCGTGGTGGTGGAACTGGAGGGGATTTTGCGCGGCCTAAAAGAGGTTCATCTGGAGATGAAAGAG gtGGTCCAGCAGATTGAGCTCCTGACTTCAGACATTGACCCCCCAGGGGATCAGCCGCACTCCGGTCTCCATGGCGACGCGTCGGGGGGCAGCAGAAGCTCCGGCGGGGTGACAACAGTTGGCGGCAGGAAGGGGGAGCAAGCGGAGGAGGGGGGAGGCGCGGATTTGGCCAAAGCCGACAATATCCCCTCTCCACAGAGGACTCTAACTGACCCCTCGGAAACTAACGGCCCCATGCTGTGCAACATGGTGGCCGATGATGAGGCACAGCCCACTGGGAACCGGATTGAGGACTGTGTTAACACCTTGCCAACTGACACACCTGACAGTGATTCTCCACCAGAAAACCAGTCCAGTGAGCCAACCAGGAATGAAAGTAAAAAAACAGGTGTGTGTAAACAAACCACCTTGAAGGCATCCATTCTGGGACCCAGGAACAAGAAACCCCCACcgtacccccaccaccacaacctgAAAACAGCCAAGGCAGGGCCCAGGGACAAGGGCAAGGATTGTCCGAAACCAAAAGCTGTACCTCCGTACCCCGTGAAACGCAGGCTGCTCTCCACAACTGTCTGA
- the mydgf gene encoding myeloid-derived growth factor, with protein sequence MAIRNLISSTNTLLGVVLLIVVSASFASSENTKTVDFNVKPGGVVHTFSEKIKDHECSFTYASQGGTNEQWHMSVGISDDEQLISCTVWRPQGKSYLFFTQFKGEISGSRLEYASAYSQSAVGGGGDVALKQEEYRVDDDSVSHREGAFKAQLSKLTMIARVKHDEL encoded by the exons ATGGCCATCAGAAATCTTATTTCATCCACTAATACCCTGCTTGGGGTTGTTCTTCTCATCGTTGTGTCTGCATCGTTTGCTTCATCCGAGAATACAAAAACAGTGGACTTCAATGTGAAACCCGGTGGAGTTGTTCACACTTTCTCTGAGAAAATC AAAGACCATGAATGCTCATTCACATATGCATCACAAGGGGGAACCAATGAG CAATGGCATATGAGTGTGGGCATCAGTGATGATGAGCAGCTCATCTCCTGCACTGTGTGGAG ACCACAAGGGAAGTCCTACCTGTTTTTCACCCAGTTCAAGGGGGAGATCTCAGGATCAAGACTTGAATACGCAAGCGCTTAC TCCCAGTCTgctgtgggaggaggaggagacgtggCTTTGAAGCAAGAAGAGTACCGGGTTGACGATGACTCGg TTTCTCATCGGGAGGGCGCGTTCAAGGCCCAGCTCTCCAAGCTGACCATGATTGCTCGGGTCAAACATGACGAGCTGTGA
- the loxl5a gene encoding lysyl oxidase-like 5a, protein MIKFTFLLFILFHTWMDFSTGQRQLRARRGPWRHKVQWESNGQVYSLLTTGSQYHPAVQARRGTQFFLTRQRTSANARRSAATTTSTNTGASESESRPRRQHSNAVDSSLPPLSRGSVTVLRSTGNSRRMANSLITGDRYLASFRPGALTLNTTDPTATDEPPGVQTTLPQEYSGNDASRGQRSQDEPVTAAVRVPTTSLLPTTTPQDNAEITTEQPDTETQRVNPPFNDSVTVSDGEDLTLAPTPVPRHVVPTVFPPAATYNITEEDAQQINPENRTSDPSHPQNKDHRNSVFHNVYPPSGRVRSPVLPPPASGYGTRYFHHGLPDLIPDPYYIQAASYIQRVQMYALRCAAEENCLSRSAYSPSVRDLDYRVLLRFPQRVKNQGTADFLPRKPRHEWEWHSCHQHYHSMEAFSNYDLLEISTERKVAEGHKASFCLEDTNCDPGVRRRYACTAHTQGLGPGCYDTYHANIDCQWIDITDVPPGNYILKVTVNPTSQVPESDYSNNIVRCDVRYTGPYVQVRNCRITG, encoded by the exons ATGATTAAATTcacatttcttctttttattctatTCCATACGTGGATGGACTTCAGCACCGGGCAGCGCCAATTACGCGCGCGCAGAGGACCATGGCGGCATAAAGTGCAGTGGGAAAGTAACGGCCAAGTGTATAGTTTATTGACCACCGGCTCACAGTACCACCCGGCCGTGCAGGCAAGGAGAGGTACTCAGTTCTTTCTAACCAGACAGAGAACTTCGGCTAATGCGAGAAgatccgccgccaccaccaccagtaccaaCACCGGGGCATCGGAGTCAGAGTCTAGACCCAGACGGCAACACTCCAATGCAGTGGATTCGTCTTTGCCACCACTATCACGGGGATCGGTGACCGTTTTGCGTTCAACTGGTAATTCCCGTAGAATGGCAAACAGCCTCATCACCGGTGACCGGTATTTAGCATCTTTCCGTCCGGGCGCGTTGACTCTAAACACAACTGACCCTACCGCTACTGATGAGCCGCCTGGTGTGCAAACAACTTTACCGCAAGAATACTCTGGGAACGATGCTTCTAGAGGCCAACGAAGTCAAGATGAGCCCGTGACAGCAGCGGTACGTGTCCCAACAACATCACTACTACCAACAACAACTCCACAAGACAATGCTGAAATAACAACAGAACAGCCTGACACCGAGACGCAAAGAGTTAACCCGCCATTTAACGACTCTGTGACTGTAAGTGACGGTGAAGATCTCACACTGGCTCCCACTCCTGTGCCAAGACATGTCGTGCCAACTGTGTTTCCTCCAGCTGCTACTTACAACATCACAGAGGAGGATGCTCAGCAGATCAATCCAGAAAACAGAACGAGTGATCCGTCACACCCACAGAACAAGGACCACAGAAATTCAGTTTTCCACAACGTCTATCCGCCAAGTGGGAGAGTGAGATCACCAGTCTTGCCCCCACCTGCATCAGGTTATGGGACCAGGTACTTTCATCATG GCCTTCCAGACCTCATACCTGACCCTTACTACATCCAAGCAGCATCTTACATCCAGCGAGTGCAGATGTATGCACTGAGATGTGCTGCTGAGGAGAACTGTCTATCTCG GTCTGCCTATAGTCCCAGTGTGCGAGACCTTGACTACAGAGTGTTACTCCGGTTTCCCCAGAGGGTCAAGAATCAGGGAACTGCTGACTTCCTGCCGAGGAAACCAAGACACGAGTGGGAGTGGCACAGTTGCCATCA GCACTACCACAGCATGGAGGCATTCAGTAATTATGACCTGCTGGAAATCTCCACGGAGAGGAAAGTGGCCGAGGGACACAAGGCCAGCTTCTGTCTGGAGGACACTAATTGTGACCCGGGCGTCAGGCGACGTTACGCCTGCACGGCTCACACCCAG GGATTAGGGCCTGGTTGTTATGACACCTACCATGCCAACATTGACTGTCAGTGGATTGACATCACCGACGTCCCCCCGGGAAACTACATTCTCAAG GTCACAGTGAACCCCACATCCCAGGTGCCAGAGTCTGATTATTCCAACAACATTGTCAGGTGTGACGTGAGATACACAGGCCCTTATGTTCAAGTACGCAACTGTAGAATAACTGGGTAA